The proteins below are encoded in one region of Danio rerio strain Tuebingen ecotype United States chromosome 12, GRCz12tu, whole genome shotgun sequence:
- the gb:bf158330 gene encoding uncharacterized protein gb:bf158330, whose amino-acid sequence MMSNQEKRHRTSMQHLRFLNSFMDEIDREVMSLTDRAFKSLCIGDEAIYNDSEFSPSPVSCRKPKVEDVSKKTQESTLCAVRKLHSHPINGAIDPLSRPSKSSKDFSLFAVFAAKKNGESAKMTNGDSWDKSALLSIQRELSEFSSDYHSLTAEHLSQAKNHLKSDEKGSAEKSGKNELMPSGKSSKSKHHKNNKLRKLNYINFFLHSEFSPFLSWRDFNKFSIGPEHISEIMLNDRSPEWYDSPLYKELTAAHEHYKLSLPTSVEKTPEQKETHSPKPVKSAAPTVPPKPDKESEPIQRSIPTKAPPLGTEQRCNSERAEPCAPWRKSRSRAKSAAPVGHSIINSPVCERKNTGERSVQTCKKDVKTVEDQASASSTPFSISQLLTPVIPSRHGTGTSEILQTVLSPTALEIPALPERDLHPSPEIKREVYKSIASSLLFNLKDNRKRVKTMYSPPKFKGLDAANQSKESPQLEVSKDELEIPEVSDEKTISPARQKPIISPLSPLLENADTQTCSPASGRVPDDYLGLSLLQSGKVKSNRSPAANKATYPSLQLYQKLSPGEINIRASAQTVVDTCSQVYKDKATKDHDTEGNYPSELELQSKNIPLESRLNAKKLTVGLNSESNTENKSGKSPNVSLANTERQIINESQIKDRLKATEIVSAQKSPVKEKELNRKEAGAKHVFSARQNNYIKSQRFVSTDDDNDHNGDSSNLEKGLLTVKDNKNGDDGRPRHLRNAKTKGARQKQNESMHREKVLVQTTVDAPLLIENVLVRGEATTDQSNITSNSGLGEQKEKIGNPETMKGNTFAKRALFASMEQGSKKTNAPLKKDNAVIDKYDLAKMALEEVIAEREQRKLCKAVSNVEASITDRKGAGCKEPQDGIELPVKTEKELPCIFLLNERVKGTKEGKSQNTVSANKTNWQTVKTMPGDMAKHGESHVSEVKLARPCKQEESFGQCQHSEPIKYNETDRLCLVSKESNTEHISKGDNICQKKELINQNRSDLKKAAQVSDHLGNNGINFVAQCEEELGVDKKDKPDIPPRRGRSNSQSNECVGEKIESKLDFKEGDASVKTEEMKSREASKVQSSQSKNRGPVKGNVTSLKEKYDKESKMKVVEKDLSVEGTCSEKSMGADGDKASKDKMRHKCVPPKLTVSDPESGTYSIIYKEMDSENERMSTNFSREKGKEHSGSQRKQNVTQKDIHDNINEELQDDKVKVNKKEEDAVHLKESEDKQNKSKAPSKSYVKDFLNGLLGLSSSEKLKTVSDHEEELSETLSSESFKTDKDRKDSITVYDILGKRYSVTSLNGKPTHHSSRSSNSSEFSLLHELEPGAQPEEFSRKTDNMKEKIDGKVKEDIQEPTMDSCSLSNHESESDFSDRVVSPPSDMDKRGWVQSLIESARDLTQISHSHASSGDQQVIGQQLSMKDQLNGSEIDEEDLDLFKDRIHSPVPVHGIPVKSPPPNQPAMHFLSLPATVKQRKLSAGSASVSEDEEQRSAVSTLSEGLDGYETSGGDLMEENTSSTAPTEDAEGPSERSGSACSGNGQNKPPVVPPKTEKALRRAMKLTTRRIQKAEAKSKSERKGRSGDKTVKAERRHHGTDKVHEHRSLSSDRISSKHSEHLNHTFEPKSQRNEKHARHHDDPNSQSSEDNDPSKKLHHATKDEVKQTSQTGDSKSHNLEKQQQCTSNHGDHLENGNVTNDSDRLGRRTEKYLPKKLERRTQSLDRFLRDKHESVSSSTGKTAGVNSEFSTEISQLSTPKASPLHHNSIEHAYAPANNLVTQSFPVTQRKLLQDPDSGQYFLVDMPVQVKTKTFFDPETKTYVQLPVQSPERQAPPLEVMNTPSLMVFHGFVPVPVPSQKSVVRTQGSVIPPDDQEGFDTNRKQMQGDFCPMQNEEVNPYIEPVYIAQEHTPEEEIDSVR is encoded by the coding sequence ATGATGAGCAACCAGGAGAAGCGCCACAGGACGAGCATGCAGCACCTTCGCTTTCTTAATAGCTTTATGGATGAAATAGACCGCGAGGTCATGAGCCTGACTGATCGAGCTTTTAAGAGTCTATGCATTGGAGATGAAGCAATCTACAATGACTCAGAGTTTTCCCCCTCTCCAGTCAGCTGCCGCAAGCCAAAGGTGGAGGATGTCTCAAAAAAGACACAGGAGAGCACACTTTGTGCTGTCAGAAAACTTCATTCTCATCCAATTAATGGAGCAATTGATCCGTTGAGTAGGCCAAGTAAGTCATCTAAAGACTTTTCACTTTTTGCAGTGTTTGCTGCCAAAAAGAATGGCGAGAGTGCAAAGATGACAAACGGGGACTCGTGGGACAAATCTGCTCTACTCAGCATCCAAAGGGAGCTCTCTGAGTTTTCTTCAGACTATCACAGTTTAACAGCAGAGCACCTTTCGCAAGCCAAAAATCATCTCAAATCAGATGAAAAAGGCTCGGCCGAAAAATCAGGCAAGAATGAACTGATGCCTTCGGGAAAATCCTCGAAGAGCAAGCaccacaaaaacaacaaactgagAAAACTCAATTATATAAACTTTTTCCTCCACAGTGAGTTCAGCCCATTCTTATCATGGAGGGATTTTAATAAATTCTCCATTGGGCCAGAGCACATTTCAGAGATTATGTTAAACGACAGATCACCTGAATGGTATGATTCTCCTCTTTACAAGGAATTAACTGCAGCGCATGAACACTATAAACTAAGTCTCCCCACATCAGTGGAAAAGACTCCTGAACAAAAAGAGACTCATTCACCTAAACCTGTGAAATCTGCAGCCCCTACTGTACCCCCAAAACCTGACAAAGAGTCCGAGCCCATCCAGCGTAGTATTCCTACAAAGGCGCCTCCACTTGGAACTGAACAGAGATGTAATTCGGAAAGGGCAGAACCTTGTGCTCCATGGCGAAAAAGCAGAAGCAGAGCCAAAAGTGCTGCTCCTGTGGGGCACTCCATCATAAACTCCCCAGTCTGCGAGAGGAAAAATACTGGAGAAAGGAGTGTGCAGACATGTAAAAAAGATGTGAAGACAGTAGAGGACCAGGCGTCTGCTAGTTCAACTCCTTTCAGCATTTCACAGCTATTGACACCAGTGATACCCTCCAGACATGGAACAGGAACCTCAGAGATACTGCAAACTGTGCTTTCACCCACAGCCCTGGAGATCCCAGCACTCCCCGAGAGAGATCTGCATCCATCACCTGAGATTAAAAGGGAAGTCTACAAATCTATAGCATCCAGCTTGTTGTTTAATCTCAAGGACAACAGAAAAAGGGTTAAGACAATGTACAGCCCACCAAAGTTTAAAGGTTTGGATGCGGCAAATCAAAGTAAAGAGTCTCCCCAACTTGAAGTGTCAAAAGACGAGCTTGAAATACCTGAGGTTTCAGATGAAAAAACGATTTCACCTGCTCGTCAGAAACCTATCATATCCCCATTGAGTCCCTTGTTGGAAAATGCAGACACTCAAACTTGTTCTCCTGCAAGTGGCAGAGTACCAGATGACTATTTGGGATTGAGTCTGCTTCAGTCTGGAAAAGTCAAATCAAACCGGAGCCCTGCAGCTAATAAGGCAACATACCCCTCATTACAACTTTACCAAAAATTGAGTCCCGGGGAGATTAATATTAGAGCGTCTGCTCAAACTGTGGTCGACACTTGCTCTCAGGTTTACAAAGACAAAGCCACTAAAGATCATGACACAGAGGGCAATTATCCCAGTGAATTAGAGCTCCAAAGTAAAAATATCCCCTTAGAGTCAAGACTAAATGCCAAAAAACTCACTGTGGGTTTAAATAGCGAAAGTAATACCGAAAACAAATCTGGAAAAAGTCCAAATGTAAGTTTAGCAAATACGGAAAGACAGATCATTAATGAGAGTCAAATTAAGGACAGGTTGAAAGCTACAGAAATTGTCAGTGCACAGAAAAGCCCTGTCAAAGAAAAGGAACTGAACAGAAAAGAGGCAGGGGCAAAGCATGTCTTTTCTGCACGGCAGAATAACTATATTAAAAGTCAGAGATTTGTAAGTACAGATGATGATAATGATCACAATGGGGATAGTTCTAATCTAGAAAAAGGGTTGTTAACTGTAAAGGATAATAAAAATGGTGATGACGGACGGCCCAGGCATTTAAGGAATGCAAAAACAAAAGGTGCAAGACAAAAGCAAAATGAAAGCATGCATCGAGAAAAAGTACTAGTTCAAACAACAGTAGATGCACCACTGCTGATAGAAAATGTTCTTGTAAGAGGAGAAGCTACCACAGATCAGAGCAATATTACATCAAACAGTGGTTTGGGAGAACAAAAAGAGAAAATAGGAAACCCTGAAACAATGAAAGGAAACACTTTTGCAAAGAGAGCACTGTTTGCATCAATGGAACAAGGATCTAAAAAGACAAATGCACCTTTAAAGAAAGATAATGCTGTCATTGATAAGTATGACCTGGCCAAAATGGCTCTAGAGGAAGTAATTGCTGAACGAGAACAAAGGAAGTTATGTAAGGCTGTCTCGAATGTAGAAGCTTCAATCACTGATAGAAAAGGAGCTGGGTGTAAAGAGCCTCAAGATGGTATTGAGTTACCTGTCAAGACAGAAAAAGAGCTACCTTGTATATTCCTGCTGAATGAGAGGGTAAAGGGTACAAAAGAAGGCAAAAGTCAGAATACTGTATCTGCTAATAAAACAAATTGGCAGACTGTTAAAACTATGCCAGGAGACATGGCCAAACATGGTGAAAGTCATGTGTCTGAGGTAAAATTAGCCAGGCCCTGTAAGCAGGAAGAATCTTTTGGGCAGTGTCAGCATTCAGAACCTATAAAATATAATGAGACAGACAGGTTGTGCCTTGTCAGTAAAGAAAGCAACACAGAGCATATCAGCAAGGGTGACAACATTTGCCAAAAGAAAGAGTTGATTAATCAAAATAGAAGTGATTTAAAGAAAGCTGCACAAGTAagtgatcatttgggaaataatggAATTAATTTTGTGGCACAGTGTGAGGAAGAGTTGGGTGTTGACAAAAAAGACAAACCTGACATACCCCCAAGAAGAGGTAGAAGTAATTCTCAGAGTAACGAATGCGTTGGTGAAAAGATTGAAAGTAAGTTAGACTTTAAAGAAGGTGATGCTTCAGTCAAAACCGAGGAAATGAAAAGTAGAGAAGCTAGTAAAGTTCAGTCAAGTCAATCAAAGAATCGAGGCCCAGTGAAAGGAAATGTCACATCTCTGAAAGAGAAATATGACAAAGAAAGTAAGATGAAGGTTGTCGAGAAAGATCTGTCTGTTGAAGGAACATGTTCTGAAAAGTCTATGGGAGCTGATGGTGATAAGGCTTCAAAagacaaaatgagacacaaatgtGTTCCACCAAAACTCACAGTCAGTGATCCTGAAAGTGGGACTTACTCCATTATATACAAGGAGATGGATTCAGAGAATGAAAGAATGTCTACCAACTTTTCAAGAGAAAAAGGCAAGGAACATTCTGGTTCACAAAGGAAACAAAACGTCACCCAAAAGGATATACATGACAACATAAATGAAGAACTGCAAGATGACAAGGTAAAAGTGAATAAAAAGGAAGAGGACGCTGTACATCTGAAGGAGTCGGAGGACAAACAGAACAAATCCAAGGCTCCTTCTAAAAGCTACGTCAAAGACTTCCTAAATGGACTTCTAGGTCTTTCAAGCTCAGAAAAGCTCAAAACTGTCAGTGACCATGAGGAAGAACTCTCTGAAACATTGTCTTCAGAGTCTTTCAAAACCGATAAAGACAGAAAGGACAGTATAACAGTTTATGATATCCTCGGAAAACGTTACTCCGTAACATCACTAAATGGTAAACCAACACATCACAGCAGTCGGTCTTCAAATTCAAGTGAATTCTCTCTATTACATGAATTAGAACCAGGAGCACAACCTGAAGAGTTTTCAAGGAAAACCGACAACATGAAAGAAAAGATAGATGGAAAGGTGAAAGAGGATATCCAGGAACCAACAATGGATTCCTGCTCTTTGAGCAATCATGAAAGTGAATCAGATTTCTCTGACAGGGTAGTTTCTCCACCAAGCGATATGGACAAGAGGGGATGGGTACAAAGCTTGATTGAGTCAGCCAGAGACTTAACACAGATCTCACACAGTCATGCCTCCTCCGGGGATCAACAAGTAATAGGTCAACAGCTTTCTATGAAAGACCAATTGAATGGATCTGAGATTGATGAGGAAGATCTGGATCTCTTCAAGGACCGTATCCATTCTCCAGTTCCTGTACATGGTATACCAGTCAAGAGCCCCCCACCAAACCAGCCAGCTATGCATTTCTTGTCCCTTCCAGCAACCGTAAAACAGAGAAAGTTGTCAGCTGGAAGTGCCTCAGTTTCTGAAGATGAGGAACAGCGCTCTGCTGTTAGCACTTTATCTGAGGGCCTGGATGGATATGAAACAAGTGGAGGGGATCTGATGGAGGAAAACACTTCTAGTACTGCACCAACTGAGGATGCGGAGGGACCCAGCGAGAGATCCGGTTCAGCTTGCAGTGGAAACGGCCAGAACAAGCCACCTGTTGTACCACCAAAAACCGAGAAAGCTCTACGCCGAGCCATGAAGCTCACCACAAGGAGGATACAAAAAGCTGAAGCCAAAAGCAAATCTGAGCGTAAAGGCCGGAGCGGTGACAAAACTGTCAAGGCTGAGAGGAGGCACCATGGCACTGACAAAGTACATGAGCACAGGTCCCTCAGCAGTGACAGGATCAGCAGCAAACACAGTGAGCATCTCAATCACACATTTGAACCTAAATCTCAAAGAAACGAGAAGCATGCTAGACACCATGATGATCCAAATAGCCAGAGCAGTGAGGACAATGATCCTAGCAAGAAACTGCACCATGCAACTAAAGATGAAGTCAAACAAACCAGTCAGACTGGTGACTCAAAGAGTCATAACCTTGAAAAACAGCAACAATGCACATCAAACCATGGGGATCATTTGGAAAATGGCAATGTCACTAATGATAGTGACAGACTGGGTAGAAGGACTGAGAAATACTTGCCCAAAAAACTAGAGCGTAGGACGCAAAGTCTGGACAGATTTTTAAGGGATAAACACGAAAGTGTGTCAAGTAGCACTGGGAAAACTGCTGGTGTCAATTCTGAGTTTTCGACAGAGATATCCCAGTTGTCCACTCCAAAGGCATCACCTTTGCACCACAACAGCATTGAACATGCTTATGCACCTGCCAATAACCTTGTAACCCAGTCCTTCCCAGTCACCCAGAGGAAGCTCTTACAAGACCCTGATTCGGGACAGTACTTTTTGGTGGATATGCCAGTGCAGGTTAAAACGAAAACGTTCTTTGACCCAGAAACAAAGACTTACGTGCAACTGCCAGTTCAGTCTCCTGAGCGACAAGCTCCGCCTTTGGAGGTTATGAACACACCATCACTTATGGTGTTTCATGGCTTTGTTCCAGTGCCTGTGCCATCCCAGAAGTCTGTTGTCAGGACTCAAGGGTCTGTGATTCCTCCTGATGATCAGGAAGGCTTTGATACAAACAGGAAACAGATGCAGGGGGACTTTTGTCCGATGCAAAACGAAGAGGTAAATCCTTACATTGAGCCTGTGTATATAGCACAAGAACACACACCTGAAGAGGAAATCGATAGCGTGAGATGA